The genome window TATCATTGTTTTTTTATATTTGGATAGTTATCCACAAGTGTTGTGGATTTTGGTAGAGTCGTTTTTTGTCAAGCTTTTTTTATTTTTTATTTTTAATAAATGAAATCTTTAATTATTGGTAAATTTTACGAAAAAAAAAGTTATTTGAATCAATAGTCTTTCTCATTTTCTTTCTACAAATACAAATTTATAACCGTTTTTTATGGTCTTTTGATTTCATTTTAGCCTCTTGCATTTTACCTTTGCTGTTTTGTATGTTCTTTATGAAAATTGAAAATACGCAAGGTTTACATCAGGTGAGTATTCTATATTTGTTATATAGTAAGGTTCTTTATCTGATGCTCTGTGTATGAGCTCATGTTAGGCAGTTTTTTAGCGAGGTTTTTTAGTTTTCATTATTGATATGTTTTCAGTTTTGGAAACCATATCATGCAATCAAACAAGATAAATCTTATTGGTCATCTTTGTTAGTAGGATTGTATTAAGGCTATCCTAAGGGGGGGATGAGTAATCTTATTTGGGGAAGGGAGTGTTCTACCTTCGGGGGGCAGGATTTTGCTATTTGGTAGAGCGAGATTATAATTTTTTTTGGGATGAAAAATGGTGAATAAATTGAATTCTAAAGCTGGTTCCTTTAAAAAGGTTACAATGAATATCCTATCGACAGAGAAAATGATAAATGAAATGATAGAGATAAAAGAAGCGGCTGGTGTTAAGCCTTCTTTAGAGCCTCTTGTTTTTTCAGAGGAAGAAGGTGCTTCTGCTTTCGCACGCGTGATGGCGCAGTTAAAGGCACAAATTGGTGTTGAGGCTTATACGAGTTGGTTTGGCCGTTTGAAACTTGCTGAATATAATCGTAATATTGTAAAGCTTTCTGTTCCTACAGCATTTTTACGTTCATGGATTAATAATCACTATAATGCTCTTTTAACTACTTTATGGCAACAGGAAAATTCAGCAATTCTTCGCGTTGAAGTTATTGTTCGAAGTATGGAGCGTGTTTCAAAAGGTCTAGTGTGTAGATCTAATAAAAGCTCAGTTGTTATTGTTCCTGAGGAGCAATCTGTTTCTCCTTTAGTTGAGAGTTATACAGAACAATCAACTAAGGGTACTCAGGTAGGTGTTTTTGGTTCTCCACTTGATTCTCGCTATACTTTTGAGAGTTTTGTTGAAGGTTCTTCGAATCGTGTTGCTTTGGCTGCAGCCCGCTCAATTGCAGAAGGAAATAAAAGTTCTTTGCGCTTTAATCCTCTTTTTATTTACGCATCTGTTGGTTTAGGAAAGACACATTTGCTTCAGGCTATCGCAGCTGCTGCGCTCAAGCGTTTGACGCCTACGCGGGTTATTTATTTAACCGCTGAATATTTTATGTGGCGTTTTGCTACAGCCATTCGTGATAATGATGCTCTTTCATTTAAAGAGCAACTTCGTGATATTGATCTTTTAATTATTGACGATATGCAATTTTTGCAAGGGAAATCAATTCAACGTGAGTTTTGCCATTTGCTTAATATGTTACTCGATAGTGCAAAACAAGTTATTGTAGCTGCTGATCGTCCACCAGCAGAATTAGAATCTCTTGATCTTCGTGTGCGTTCTCGTCTTCAGGGAGGTGTAGCCCTTGAAATTAAAGCACCGGATTATGAAATGCGCTTGAAAATATTGCGCCAACGATTAAAAGTTGCACAGCAAGATGATAATATGATTACAATTTCTGATGAGATTTTGGAATATATTGCTAAAACGGTTTTAGGGTCAGGCCGTGATATTGAAGGAGCTTTTAACCAGTTGTTATTCCGTCAATCTTTTGAAGCTGATTTGTCTCTAGAGCGGATTGATGAATTATTAGGTCATTTAACACGTTCAGGTGAATTAAAGCGTATTCGCATTGAGGAGATTCAGCGTACTGTTGCACGTCATTATAATATTTCTAGACAGGATTTATTGTCTAATCGTCGAACACGTACGGTTGTTAAACCGCGGCAAGTTGCAATGTATTTGGCGAAAGTTTTGACGCCTCGTTCATTGCCTGAAATTGGACGTCGTTTTGGGGGACGGGATCATACGACTGTTTTACATGCTGTACGTAAAATTGAAGATTTAGTTTGTGGTGATCAAACTTTAGCCAAAGAGCTCGAGTTACTTAAGCGATTAATAGGAGAGCATGCTGCATAATATTTACAATCTTTTTTACGTTGTTAACAATATAAGAGAGGATTAACAAAAGTATTGATTTTGGTTTGTATTAAATTCTATTGCTATTTTTAAAGAGGTTCATTAAAACTTAGACATATGTCTTTTAAGTCATTATTGTTGCTATTAGTTTAGCAGACTCCTATAGTTATATGAGTAATAAATTATAAACAGGGATTTTTATGCGCATTACAATTGGTCGCAGTCAGTTGCTCAAATCTCTTAGTCGTGTTCACCGTGTTGTTGAACGGCGTAATGCTATTCCCATTTTGTCAAATGTATTGATTGATGCAAGTAGTGGTGGTATGCAATTAAAAGCAACAGATCTCGATCTAGAAGTTACAGAGTCTTCTTCAGTCAATATTGAACAAGCCGGAGCAATAACTGTTCCAGCGCATTTATTTTATGACATTATTCGAAAGCTTCCTGATGACAGTGAGGTTATTTTAGAAGTTGATGAAAATCAAGCCAGTACCATGTCTGTTACCTCTGGTTGCGCTAATTTTCAGCTTCAATGTCTTCCTAAGGTGGATTTTCCGGAATCGCTTCCAGGTCAGTTTAGTTGTCGTTTTTCTTTGTTAGCATCAAGATTAAAATATTTACTTGATTGTACGCAATTTGCTATGTCTACTGAAGAGACACGTTATTATCTGAATGGTATTTATTTTCATATTATTGACGATGATGGTACTTCGAAGTTACGTTTGGTTTCTACTGATGGTCATCGTTTAGCACAGGTTGATATAGAAGCCCCTTCAGCTGCAGTTAGTATGCCTGCTGTTATCATTCCTCGTAAAACCGTGGGAGAGTTGCAAAAACTTCTTGGGGAGGAAGCTGATAATGATGTGTGTATAGAGCTTTCAGATACGAAGATTCGTTTTTCTGTTGGGTCTGTGATTTTAACATCAAAATTAATTGATGGAGTATTTCCAGAATATCAACGTGTTATCCCATTAGAAAATGATAAAAAGTTGATTATCAATCGCCAAGATTTTTCTTCTGCAGTTGATCGTGTTTCAACAATTTCAAACGATCGTGGACGTGCAGTAAAATTGACTATCAAAAAAGAGCTTTTAAAACTTGTAGTAAATAATCCTGATTCAGGAAGTGCGGAAGATCAGTTGATTGCAGATTATACGTCTGATCCACTTGAGATAGGTTTTAATTCACGGTATCTTTTAGATATTGCAGCACAACTTTCAGGTAATGAGATGATTTTTATGCTCGCTGATCCTGGAGCACCAGCATTGATTCGTGGAAATGGTGATATAAACGCGCTTTATGTGCTGATGCCTATTCGTGTTTAAGGATAATGTATTTTGCAATGCAGTGTTGGCCATATATATAAAGTGGCTGTCAGGCAACTGAAATTAGCAAATTATCGTAATTATTGTTCTCTAGTTCTTCATTTATTAGGTCAGCATGTTGTTTTAACTGGTCGTAATGGCGCTGGCAAGACCAATCTTTTAGAGGCAATATCTTTTCTTTCTCCTGGTCGTGGTTTACGACGTGCAGCTTATTCTGATGTTAGTTTTTCTGAAGGAAAGGGCGCAGGGTTTGTTGTATTTGCTCGTCTTCAATGTGCTCTTTATGGTGAAGTAAGTATTGGTACAGCTTTAGAAATTAATAATGGTGGTAGAAAAGTACATATTAATGGTGTTAATGAAGCAAGCGATTGCTTAACAGACTATTGCCATATTAGTATATTGACGCCTTCCATGGATAGACTTTTTACAGGGCCTTCACTTGATCGACGCCGTTTTTTGGATCGTATGGTTTTATCCATTGATTCTTTGCATAGCCGCCGTATAGCAGATTATGACAGAGTAATGCGTGCGCGCAATCGTTTATTTTTGGATAAAAATAACGATCGTGCTTGGTTAGATGCTTTAGAAATGAAAATGGCTGAACTTGCAACAGCGATTGCAGCGGCGCGGATTGATGTTATTCAGCTTTTGAATGATATGTTTGCTCAAACTTCTTCTTATATACCTTTTCCAAGAGCTTTGTTAAAAGTTGATGGTTTTTTGGAAAAAGCGCTTAGGAAGACATCTGCCATTGAAGCTGAAGAACAATTTTTGCATCGTTTGCGTAAAAACCGTGCAATAGACTGTGCTACTGGGCGAACATTAGAAGGTCCGCATCGTACAGATTTACAAGTTTTTTATGCCGATAAAAATATGGATGCAACATTTTGTTCAACGGGTGAACAAAAAGCTTTGTTAACAGGCTTAGTTTTATGTCATGCACGTTTAACAAGTGCAATATCTAATATGGCGCCTATTCTTCTTCTTGATGAAATAGCTGCTCATTTTGATTCCTATCGGCGTGCTTCTTTATTTGATATTCTCGATGATTTAGGTGGACAGGCATTTATGACAGGAACAGATCATGTTTTGTTTGATCCTTTAAAAGGACGGGCAGAGTTTTTTGAAATTGAAAATGGCGTTTTATTGTCATGATAAGTATATTGATAATTTTTTATAAGGAAATAATCGAAATAAAAGGGCATGTCATGTCTAAGTTTATAACGGTTTTGAATGGTGCTAATGAATTTTCTTGGTAAACGTGAACCAGAAGTTTACGGTACTGCAACTTTAGAAGATATTGAAAGATTATGTAAAGACCGATCAATAAAATCTGGAATAACGTTACATTTTTTATTAAAATAATTGTAAAGGCTAATGTGAAGTGAGTGTTGGATTGGTTATTAGTCTAGCTGCTTAGAGTCATACATCTTTTGCAATTTTTGATGCATTAAATGTTTTCAGGACTAATAGTAGAAGTTCATTTATCAACGTGAATCTTTTCGTCATCATTCTTATATTTCTAAGGCAGCAGATGCCGTTATTATCGGGTGCGGAGGGGTATTGGTTTGCGCTTGAATATATTGCTAAGCGGCTTAAATATAGTTTAAAAAGTTAAAATTGGATGATATTAATATAATTATTTAAAATTTACTTGATAATTTTTATTTGAATAAGTAAGACGTGTCTGAAGAATGCTCCTATTATTATATATTATGAATATTATGATAACTGCCAGGAGCATGTAAGGGGAAGATGGGAATGAGAGACTTTATTAAACAAATAAAGATGCTCACAATTTTATGGATTACATTGCTTTTATCTGGTTGTAAAATTGATGTTCTTCAACCTGCAGGATATGTTGCGCGCCAGCAGCTTATTTTAATTATTTTATGTGTTCTCCTTATGTTGTGTGTTGTAATTCCAGTAATGGTTGCGGTAGTTTTTTTAGCAGTAAAATATCGCGCTTCGAAAACGACAGAAGATTATTTACCAGATTGGGGACATTCAAATAAAATTGAAGCTTTTATGTGGGGTATTCCAGTTATTATTGTGACGATTTTGGGTCTATTTACTGCCTATTATACTTATAAACTTGAACCATCAAATTCTCTTCCTAAGGAAGTTGTCGGCGAAGAAAAGCCTTTGCAAGTGGATGTTGTCGCACTAGATTGGAAGTGGTTATTTATTTACC of Bartonella sp. JB63 contains these proteins:
- the dnaA gene encoding chromosomal replication initiator protein DnaA produces the protein MVNKLNSKAGSFKKVTMNILSTEKMINEMIEIKEAAGVKPSLEPLVFSEEEGASAFARVMAQLKAQIGVEAYTSWFGRLKLAEYNRNIVKLSVPTAFLRSWINNHYNALLTTLWQQENSAILRVEVIVRSMERVSKGLVCRSNKSSVVIVPEEQSVSPLVESYTEQSTKGTQVGVFGSPLDSRYTFESFVEGSSNRVALAAARSIAEGNKSSLRFNPLFIYASVGLGKTHLLQAIAAAALKRLTPTRVIYLTAEYFMWRFATAIRDNDALSFKEQLRDIDLLIIDDMQFLQGKSIQREFCHLLNMLLDSAKQVIVAADRPPAELESLDLRVRSRLQGGVALEIKAPDYEMRLKILRQRLKVAQQDDNMITISDEILEYIAKTVLGSGRDIEGAFNQLLFRQSFEADLSLERIDELLGHLTRSGELKRIRIEEIQRTVARHYNISRQDLLSNRRTRTVVKPRQVAMYLAKVLTPRSLPEIGRRFGGRDHTTVLHAVRKIEDLVCGDQTLAKELELLKRLIGEHAA
- the dnaN gene encoding DNA polymerase III subunit beta; translation: MRITIGRSQLLKSLSRVHRVVERRNAIPILSNVLIDASSGGMQLKATDLDLEVTESSSVNIEQAGAITVPAHLFYDIIRKLPDDSEVILEVDENQASTMSVTSGCANFQLQCLPKVDFPESLPGQFSCRFSLLASRLKYLLDCTQFAMSTEETRYYLNGIYFHIIDDDGTSKLRLVSTDGHRLAQVDIEAPSAAVSMPAVIIPRKTVGELQKLLGEEADNDVCIELSDTKIRFSVGSVILTSKLIDGVFPEYQRVIPLENDKKLIINRQDFSSAVDRVSTISNDRGRAVKLTIKKELLKLVVNNPDSGSAEDQLIADYTSDPLEIGFNSRYLLDIAAQLSGNEMIFMLADPGAPALIRGNGDINALYVLMPIRV
- the recF gene encoding DNA replication/repair protein RecF (All proteins in this family for which functions are known are DNA-binding proteins that assist the filamentation of RecA onto DNA for the initiation of recombination or recombinational repair.), which encodes MQCSVGHIYKVAVRQLKLANYRNYCSLVLHLLGQHVVLTGRNGAGKTNLLEAISFLSPGRGLRRAAYSDVSFSEGKGAGFVVFARLQCALYGEVSIGTALEINNGGRKVHINGVNEASDCLTDYCHISILTPSMDRLFTGPSLDRRRFLDRMVLSIDSLHSRRIADYDRVMRARNRLFLDKNNDRAWLDALEMKMAELATAIAAARIDVIQLLNDMFAQTSSYIPFPRALLKVDGFLEKALRKTSAIEAEEQFLHRLRKNRAIDCATGRTLEGPHRTDLQVFYADKNMDATFCSTGEQKALLTGLVLCHARLTSAISNMAPILLLDEIAAHFDSYRRASLFDILDDLGGQAFMTGTDHVLFDPLKGRAEFFEIENGVLLS